Proteins encoded within one genomic window of bacterium:
- a CDS encoding T9SS type A sorting domain-containing protein, with amino-acid sequence MKRVPWMGMVLTLWGTLLFAADIGRNLDPVILKGQDLPSLLGKDIIAFRVYAFDAGEISWHPVPFQVDEDVNGSYYGISNTILDPKDELIFMARDLGDRAGERVWNEEATAVQNPRYEIAVQNPASGTTGYLYLYYSPDLPRSSVSYMNYTNETVYAPTYEAGQDTIKAGGLLTDLVIPVKAGGDGLDLFDEQRLRIQTTADHSATQELTLYIREQWRNKKYDLKTALGGKIGEIDIDAGHSHFDQLVGPIRVIRTNYLKVVLSGYGKISGVFEFNFNQTILLPIGYKFYPDFYEMPFDSIVIDLSKSLTGMEKYGVTLKNSKILLCSTLNSNGMGMRYYTPRLATQDARLKGLKIDGKSDTGTYGPVSDLVPGEWPAKHWWGLVADTVGADSPVKNATLFTIADLRGSVPLKAQYIRYNDGDAEDTPSVNGLNGIQLEQSTGLPSTIPLVLTLRQYVLPRVYDYNGLAALFETYKTPLKISATKQMFDIIPPGTIRDLQIASRADSSITLTWTAVGDDCTRVRAATRYEIRYSENTPTGNRDWSWWDAAKLIEPAPTPRAPSAKEFFTIKGLVPERQYYFAVNAYDEANNFAPSIAMVTSVTTPVELTAFKAAVQEQRIELMWRTASESSNYGFALERRLEQEAEWRQIAFVKGHGTTNIAQNYRYSDADAKPGRIEYRLRQIDLNGSFSWSDPVVITFAAPAFWALAQNFPNPFNPATTITYQIPAGSKGIVDLTIYDLLGRRIRKLVEEEAQAGYYHRNWDGRDDQGLLTGSGVYMYILSSPEMRLVRKMIKLQ; translated from the coding sequence CGCAACCTCGATCCGGTGATCCTCAAAGGACAGGATCTGCCCTCTCTGCTGGGCAAAGACATCATCGCCTTCCGTGTCTATGCCTTTGATGCCGGGGAGATCAGCTGGCATCCCGTGCCCTTCCAGGTTGACGAGGATGTCAACGGCAGCTACTATGGCATCTCCAACACCATCCTCGATCCCAAGGATGAACTGATCTTCATGGCCAGGGATTTGGGCGATCGGGCAGGGGAGAGGGTATGGAACGAAGAGGCGACGGCTGTACAAAACCCGCGCTACGAAATTGCTGTTCAGAATCCCGCCAGCGGTACCACGGGCTATCTCTATCTCTACTATTCACCCGATCTGCCCAGGAGCAGCGTCTCTTACATGAATTATACCAACGAGACGGTCTACGCTCCCACATACGAAGCCGGCCAGGATACCATCAAGGCAGGCGGGTTGCTGACCGATCTGGTGATTCCCGTCAAGGCGGGAGGTGACGGACTCGATCTCTTTGATGAGCAGCGTCTGCGGATCCAGACGACTGCCGATCACAGCGCGACCCAAGAGCTGACGCTCTATATCCGCGAACAGTGGCGCAATAAAAAATATGATCTCAAAACCGCACTCGGCGGCAAGATCGGCGAGATTGATATTGATGCCGGGCACAGCCATTTTGACCAATTGGTGGGGCCCATCCGCGTCATTCGTACCAATTACCTGAAAGTGGTCCTCTCGGGCTATGGCAAGATCTCCGGAGTCTTCGAGTTCAATTTCAATCAGACCATTTTGCTTCCGATAGGTTACAAGTTTTATCCCGATTTTTACGAAATGCCTTTCGACAGCATTGTGATCGATCTCAGTAAATCGTTGACCGGGATGGAGAAATATGGGGTTACCTTGAAAAACTCCAAGATCCTGCTCTGCTCCACCCTCAACAGTAATGGCATGGGGATGCGCTACTACACCCCACGCCTGGCAACACAGGACGCGCGGCTGAAAGGACTCAAAATTGATGGCAAATCCGATACCGGAACCTATGGCCCGGTTTCAGATTTAGTCCCCGGGGAGTGGCCTGCAAAACATTGGTGGGGGTTGGTGGCCGACACCGTGGGGGCTGACAGCCCGGTGAAAAATGCCACGCTTTTCACTATTGCAGACCTGCGCGGTTCGGTTCCCCTCAAGGCACAATATATCCGTTACAATGATGGAGATGCGGAGGATACCCCCTCAGTCAATGGCTTAAATGGCATCCAGCTCGAACAGAGCACCGGCCTGCCCAGTACGATCCCTCTTGTCCTGACTTTGCGCCAATATGTCCTGCCACGTGTCTACGATTACAATGGTCTGGCGGCCCTGTTTGAAACCTACAAGACGCCGCTTAAGATTTCGGCGACCAAACAGATGTTTGACATCATACCTCCCGGCACCATCCGCGACCTGCAGATTGCCAGCCGGGCGGATTCCTCGATCACCCTCACCTGGACCGCAGTGGGCGACGATTGCACCCGGGTGCGCGCGGCAACCCGGTACGAGATCCGATACAGCGAGAATACCCCGACCGGCAACCGGGACTGGTCGTGGTGGGACGCCGCCAAACTGATCGAGCCGGCGCCGACTCCACGTGCCCCTTCAGCGAAGGAGTTTTTCACGATCAAAGGTCTGGTACCGGAACGCCAGTACTATTTTGCCGTCAATGCCTATGACGAAGCCAACAACTTTGCGCCCTCCATCGCCATGGTCACCAGCGTCACCACGCCGGTCGAACTCACCGCCTTTAAAGCGGCCGTGCAGGAACAGCGGATCGAACTGATGTGGCGCACAGCCAGCGAAAGCAGTAATTATGGTTTTGCGCTGGAACGCCGGCTCGAGCAAGAAGCGGAATGGCGGCAGATCGCCTTCGTCAAGGGCCACGGAACCACCAACATCGCTCAGAACTACCGATACAGCGATGCCGACGCCAAGCCCGGCCGCATCGAATACCGTCTCAGACAGATCGATCTTAACGGCAGTTTTAGCTGGTCCGATCCCGTCGTGATCACCTTTGCGGCTCCGGCCTTCTGGGCGCTGGCGCAGAATTTCCCCAATCCCTTCAACCCGGCGACGACCATCACCTACCAGATTCCCGCCGGCAGCAAGGGGATTGTCGATCTTACCATCTACGACCTGCTCGGGCGGCGGATCCGTAAGCTGGTAGAGGAGGAGGCGCAAGCCGGCTATTATCACAGGAACTGGGATGGTCGCGATGACCAGGGGCTCTTGACAGGCTCCGGCGTCTATATGTACATCCTCTCTTCACCCGAGATGCGCCTGGTTCGGAAGATGATCAAACTGCAATGA